The Acidobacteriota bacterium genome window below encodes:
- a CDS encoding Maf family protein encodes MSSHMPAGLNSPSPRLILASASPRRQELIKLLRFDFEVRASGVPEEPRRGESATRLVTRLARAKAEAVRDTRPDAWVVGADTVVVCGSEVLGKPDSMEAAGVMLRKLSDRTHEVLTGICIRHRQLRHASYVETTVRFAALSDRDIQEYVSTGEPLGKAGAYAIQGYASRFVQHIHGCYFNVVGLPLAHLHRTLMQLGFPPDG; translated from the coding sequence ATGTCCAGCCACATGCCCGCCGGACTCAACTCTCCCTCCCCACGCCTGATTCTAGCATCCGCCTCGCCCAGAAGACAGGAGCTGATAAAGCTGCTCCGGTTCGACTTCGAGGTCCGGGCTAGCGGCGTGCCGGAGGAACCGCGGCGGGGTGAATCCGCCACCCGATTGGTGACGCGTCTGGCCCGGGCCAAGGCCGAAGCCGTCCGCGATACCCGACCGGACGCCTGGGTGGTCGGAGCCGATACGGTGGTGGTCTGCGGCTCCGAGGTTCTGGGAAAGCCGGACTCCATGGAGGCGGCGGGCGTCATGCTGCGCAAACTGAGCGACCGCACCCATGAGGTGTTGACGGGCATCTGCATCCGGCACCGGCAACTCCGGCATGCCAGCTACGTCGAGACTACGGTCCGCTTCGCGGCGCTTTCCGATAGAGACATCCAGGAATACGTGTCCACCGGCGAGCCCCTGGGAAAAGCCGGAGCCTATGCAATTCAAGGCTACGCCTCCCGATTCGTTCAGCATATCCACGGCTGCTACTTCAACGTCGTCGGGCTGCCCCTGGCCCACCTCCACAGGACACTCATGCAATTGGGGTTCCCGCC